The Equus caballus isolate H_3958 breed thoroughbred chromosome 12, TB-T2T, whole genome shotgun sequence genome contains a region encoding:
- the OR5L1D gene encoding olfactory receptor family 5 subfamily L member 1D (The RefSeq protein has 6 substitutions compared to this genomic sequence): MAKENCTTVAEFILLGLADVPELRVFLFLLFLLIYGVTVLGNLGMIALIQVSSRLHTPMYFFLSHLSFVDFCYSTIILPKMLANILNEDKAISFLACAVQFYLFCTCVVTEVILLSVMAYDRFVAICNPLLYIVTMSNNLCVELVSCCYLWGTVCSLIHLCLALEIPSYRSNVINHFFCDLPPLLLLACSDVTMSELLLYIVANFNDIITIMIILTSYFFILITILRMRSAEGRCKAFSTCASHLTAILLFHGTILFIYCRPSSGNSMDTDKVATVFYTVVIPMLNPLIYSLRNKDVQEALRKVVGSKIFS, from the coding sequence ATGGCCAAGGAGAACTGCACCACTGTGGCAGAGTTCATTCTCCTTGGATTAGCAGAGGTCCCTGAATTGAGagtcttcctcttcctgctgtTTCTTCTCATCTATGGAGTCACAGTTTTGTGCAACTTGGGCATGATTGCACTGATTCAGGTCAGCTCTCGacttcacacccccatgtactttttcctcagtcACTTCTCCTTTGTGGATTTCTGTTACTCCACAATCATTCTGCCAAAGATGCTAGCTAATATCTTAAATGAAGACAAAGCCATTTCCTTCCTGGCGTGTGCTGTGCAATTCTACTTGTTTTGCACATGTGTGGTAACTGAGGTCATCCTGCTgtctgtgatggcctatgaccgttTTGTGGCCATCTGTAACCCACTGCTGTACATCGTCACCATGTCCAACAATCTTTGTGTGGAGCTGGTGTCCTGCTGCTACCTCTGGGGGACTGTGTGTTCACTGATTCACTTGTGTTTAGCTCTTGAGATCCCATCCTATAGGTCAAATGTGATTAACCACTTCTTTTGTGATCTGCCCCCTCTCTTATTTCTTGCTTGTTCTGATGTCACTATGGGTGAACTGTTGCTATACATTGTGGCCAATTTCAATGAAATCATCACCATCATGATTATTCTcacctcttatttctttattcttatcaCAATCCTGAGGATGCGCTCTGCAGAGGGAAGATGCAAAGCCTTttccacctgtgcctcccacctcacAGCCATCCTTCTCTTCCATGGAACAATCCTTTTCATTTATTGCCGACCCAGTTCTGGCAACAGTATGGATACTGACAAAGTAGCCACGGTGTTCTACACTGTAGTGATCCCTATGCTGAATCCTCTGATCTATAGCTTGAGAAACAAGGATGTGCAAGAAGCTCTCAGAAAAGTGGTGGgctccaaaatattttcctag
- the OR5L1D gene encoding olfactory receptor family 5 subfamily L member 1D isoform X2, whose translation MAKENCTTVAEFILLGLAEVPELRVFLFLLFLLIYGVTVLCNLGMIALIQVSSRLHTPMYFFLSHFSFVDFCYSTIILPKMLANILNEDKAISFLACAVQFYLFCTCVVTEVILLSVMAYDRFVAICNPLLYIVTMSNNLCVELVSCCYLWGTVCSLIHLCLALEIPSYRSNVINHFFCDLPPLLFLACSDVTMGELLLYIVANFNEIITIMIILTSYFFILITILRMRSAEGRCKAFSTCASHLTAILLFHGTILFIYCRPSSGNSMDTDKVATVFYTVVIPMLNPLIYSLRNKDVQEALRKVVGSKIFS comes from the coding sequence ATGGCCAAGGAGAACTGCACCACTGTGGCAGAGTTCATTCTCCTTGGATTAGCAGAGGTCCCTGAATTGAGagtcttcctcttcctgctgtTTCTTCTCATCTATGGAGTCACAGTTTTGTGCAACTTGGGCATGATTGCACTGATTCAGGTCAGCTCTCGacttcacacccccatgtactttttcctcagtcACTTCTCCTTTGTGGATTTCTGTTACTCCACAATCATTCTGCCAAAGATGCTAGCTAATATCTTAAATGAAGACAAAGCCATTTCCTTCCTGGCGTGTGCTGTGCAATTCTACTTGTTTTGCACATGTGTGGTAACTGAGGTCATCCTGCTgtctgtgatggcctatgaccgttTTGTGGCCATCTGTAACCCACTGCTGTACATCGTCACCATGTCCAACAATCTTTGTGTGGAGCTGGTGTCCTGCTGCTACCTCTGGGGGACTGTGTGTTCACTGATTCACTTGTGTTTAGCTCTTGAGATCCCATCCTATAGGTCAAATGTGATTAACCACTTCTTTTGTGATCTGCCCCCTCTCTTATTTCTTGCTTGTTCTGATGTCACTATGGGTGAACTGTTGCTATACATTGTGGCCAATTTCAATGAAATCATCACCATCATGATTATTCTcacctcttatttctttattcttatcaCAATCCTGAGGATGCGCTCTGCAGAGGGAAGATGCAAAGCCTTttccacctgtgcctcccacctcacAGCCATCCTTCTCTTCCATGGAACAATCCTTTTCATTTATTGCCGACCCAGTTCTGGCAACAGTATGGATACTGACAAAGTAGCCACGGTGTTCTACACTGTAGTGATCCCTATGCTGAATCCTCTGATCTATAGCTTGAGAAACAAGGATGTGCAAGAAGCTCTCAGAAAAGTGGTGGgctccaaaatattttcctag